A portion of the Haliaeetus albicilla chromosome 29, bHalAlb1.1, whole genome shotgun sequence genome contains these proteins:
- the LOC138682588 gene encoding TIR domain-containing adapter molecule 1-like, producing the protein WTPKSHPGPPKSLPEPPKSHPKIAPCTPKSHPGPQKSHPGTPKSHPP; encoded by the exons tggacccccaaatcccaccctgGACCCCCAAAATCACTCCCGgaacccccaaaatcccaccct aaaatcgccccctgcaccccaaaatcccacccTGGACCCCAAAAATCCCACCCTG gcaccccaaaatcccaccct CCTTAA